A genome region from Eschrichtius robustus isolate mEscRob2 chromosome 4, mEscRob2.pri, whole genome shotgun sequence includes the following:
- the AFF1 gene encoding AF4/FMR2 family member 1 isoform X10, translating to MTHSWPPPLTAIHTPSTAEPSKFPFPAKDSQHISSATLNQKQYDTSSKTHSNSQQGTSVSIPACSSMLKDDLQLSDSEDSDSGQTPEKPPSASAPPSAPQALPAAAASAHSSSAESESTSDSDSSSDSESESSSSDSEENEPREAPAPEPEPPTTNKWQLDNWLTKVSQPAPPAEAPGGAEPPARHPDSKGKGGDGATGGHERSESKEPPPKSSSKAPRVPSEGPHAGKRSCQKSPAQQEPPQRQTVGSKQPKKPVKASAPGHADARASLLVESEPGLPPQASKDQPSKDKPKVKTKGRPRAAESREPKPVAPTPSERKKHRSGPPAPPKAPPKDAAEDRSPEHFALVPLTQSQGPARSGGARTSGCRLAVVVQEDRRKDKPLVPLRDTKLLSPLRDTPLPQSLMVKITLDLLSRIPQPPGKGSRPKKPEDKQPSAGKKPDSEKRSSENSSKLAKKRKGEAERDHDSKKIRLEKEVKSQSSPSSSHKESSKSKTPRPSSEPSKKEMLPPSLVSSSSSSSQKPAKPAQKRSRQEADPSGQDPPKSASSTKGNHRDSSVSKHRKVEGKGSGSSTEHKGSSGDTANRFPVPSLPNGNSKPGKPHMKLDKQQADFHMKEAKRLKDKAELVTDKVGKAFKYLEAALSFIECGIAMELESPASKSACSIYAETLDLIKFIMSLKSFSDATTPTQEKIFAVLCMRCQSILNMAMFRCKKDIAIKYSRTLNEHFFKTSSKVAQAPSPCIARSTGTPSPLSPMPSPASSIGSQSGAGSVGSGGVPATISTPVTIQNMTSSYVTITSHVLTAFDLWEQAEVLTRKNKEFFAQLGTGVCALALDSSLMDLVRYTRQGFQRLKQVTKTP from the exons TGTCTCTATCCCTGCCTGTTCTAGCATGCTCAAAGATGACCTTCAGCTCAGTGACAGTGAGGACAGTGACAGCGGTCAG ACCCCAGAGAAGCCTCCTTCCGCATCTGCACCTCCAAG CGCTCCGCAGGCGCTGCCCGCAGCCGCGGCCTCAGCACATTCCAGCAGCGCTGAGTCGGAGAGCACCAGCGACTCTGACAGCTCCTCGGACTCGGAGAGCGAGAGCAGCTCCAGTGACAGCGAGGAGAACGAGCCTCGAGAAGCCCCGGCTCCCGAG CCCGAACCTCCGACAACAAACAAATGGCAGCTGGACAACTGGCTGACCAAAGTCAGCCAGCCCGCGCCGCCCGCCGAGGCCCCGGGCGGCGCCGAGCCCCCGGCCCGGCACCCGGACAGTAAGGGCAAGGGTGGCGACGGCGCCACCGGAGGTCACGAGCGCTCGGAGTCCAAAGAGCCTCCCCCCAAAAGCTCCAGCAAAGCCCCCCGGGTGCCTTCCGAAGGCCCCCATGCGGGCAAGAGAAGCTGTCAGAAGTCCCCTGCCCAACAGGAGCCCCCACAGAGGCAAACCGTGGGATCCAAACAACCCAAGAAGCCCGTCAAGGCCTCCGCCCCGGGGCATGCGGATGCGCGCGCCAGTCTGCTGGTGGAGAGCGAGCCCGGCCTTCCTCCCCAGGCCTCCAAAGACCAGCCTTCCAAAGACAAGCCCAAGGTGAAGACGAAAGGGCGGCCCCGTGCCGCAGAGAGCCGTGAGCCCAAGCCGGTGGCGCCCACCCCCAGCGAACGGAAGAAGCACAGGAGCGGCCCCCCGGCCCCCCCGAAGGCACCTCCGAAGGACGCGGCGGAGGACAGGAGCCCCGAGCACTTTGCCCTCGTCCCCCTGACCCAGAGCCAGGGCCCTGCCCGCAGCGGCGGCGCCAGGACTAGTGGCTGCCGACTGGCAGTGGTCGTCCAGGAGGACCGCCGCAAGGACAAACCCCTGGTGCCTTTGAGAGACACCAAGCTGCTCTCCCCGCTCAGGGACACTCCGCTCCCGCAAAGCTTGATGGTGAAGATCACCCTGGACCTCCTCTCTCGGATACCCCAGCCTCCTGGGAAGGGCAGCCGCCCCAAGAAACCGGAAGACAAACAGCCATCGGCAGGGAAGAAGCCAGATTCTGAGAAGAGAAGCTCAGAAAACTCAAGCAagttggccaaaaagagaaaG GGTGAAGCAGAAAGAGACCACGATAGCAAGAAAATCAGGCTGGAGAAAGAAGTCAAATCTCAGTCATCACCCTCATCCTCCCACAAAGAATCTTCTAAATCAAA AACTCCCAGGCCCTCCTCTGAGCCCTCAAAGAAGGAAATGCTTCCCCCTTCACTTGTGTCATCCTCGTCCTCATCCTCCCAGAAGCCAGCCAAGCCTGCACAAAAGAGGTCAAGGCAGGAAGCAGACCCCAGTGGCCAGGACCCTCCCAAAAGTGCCAGTAGTACCAAGGGCAACCACAGAGACTCTTCTGTTTCCAAGCACAGAAAAGTAGAGGGGAAGGGCTCTGGAAGCTCTACAGAACACAAA GGATCTTCTGGAGATACTGCAAATCGTTTTCCAGTGCCTTCTTTGCCAAATGGTAACTCCAAGCCAGGGAAGCCTCACATGAAGTTGGACAA acAACAAGCAGATTTTCACATGAAGGAGGCCAAAAGGTTGAAGGACAAAGCAGAATTAGTG ACGGACAAGGTTGGGAAGGCTTTTAAGTACCTGGAAGCTGCCTTGTCCTTTATTGAGTGTGGCATTGCCATGGAATTGGAAAGCCCAGCGTCCAAGTCAGCTTGCTCCATCTATGCAGAAACCCTAGACCTCATCAA ATTCATAATGTCATTAAAATCCTTCTCGGATGCCACAACACcaacacaggagaaaatatttgctgttttatg CATGCGTTGCCAGTCCATTTTGAACATGGCTATGTTTCGTTGTAAAAAAGATATAGCAATAAAGTATTCCCGTACTCTTAACGAACACTTCTTCAAGACTTCTTCCAAAGTTGCCCAGGCACCTTCTCCATGCATCGCAAG AAGCACAGGCACACCATCCCCCCTCTCTCCAATGCCGTCTCCAGCCAGCTCCATAGGATCCCAGTCAGGCGCTGGCAGTGTGGGGAGCGGGGGCGTGCCCGCCACCATCAGCACCCCAGTCACCATCCAGAACATGACATCTTCCTATGTCACCATTACTTCCCATGTCCTTACTGCCTTTGATCTTTGGGAACAGGCTGAGGTCCTTACCAGGAAGAATAAAG AATTCTTTGCTCAGCTTGGCACAGGTGTGTGCGCCCTGGCCCTTGACAGCAGTCTGATGGACCTGGTGCGCTATACAAGACAGGGCTTTCAGCGGCTGAAACAAGTAACCAAAACACCTTAA